ACCATTGAGGAGATTACTAAAAATTTTTGTACCCCTGGGAGTTTAAATTTGCTTCAAAATAAACTGCAGGAAATCTTGTCGGGAAAGAAGTTCTTTTTTGTGCTAGATGATGTCTGGAGCGAAGATGCCTATAAGTGGAAGCAATTTATAATTCCTTTTCACTGTGGGGCTAAGGGTAGTACAATTCTTCTAACAACTCGCATGCAAAGTGTTGCTTCAGTAGTTCAAACATGTCCCGCTTTCCATCTTAGTTTGTTGTGGGAAGAGTCTTGTTGGTTATTGTTTGCAGCCAATGCATGTTTTCCGGAGTCAAACGGGAACCCAGCACTAGAGGCTATCGGTAGACAAATTGTCAACAAGTGTAATGGCTTGCCATTAGCTATAGAAACACTTGGGAGCTCGTTGCGAGGAAAGGATGATGCTGAAGAATGGAATGCTGTTTTAAGGAGTGCCATTTGGGAATCTTCCGAAGGTTCTGGAATTCTTCCAGCATTGTTAATAAGTTACTTCCAGCTACCTCCTTACTTGAAGCGTTGTTTCGTTTATTGTTCCTTGTTTCCCAAAGATCATTACTTTGAGAAAAATGAACTAATTTTGCTGTGGATGGCTGAAGATCTTTTAAGGCTAccaaagagaggagagagtttAGAAGAAATTGGTTCTGAGTGTTTTGAAGAATTAGCTTCGAGGTTATTCTTTAAAAAGCTTCACGACAATGACAAGTATTTTGTGATGCACGATCTCGTGCATGACTTAGCAGTATTCATTGCTGGAGATTTCTATTGCAGATTTGGTAATGAGGAGATGATTAGGATTCAGCTTCTTCGACATTTGGGTGCAAATTTACATTATTGTGGCTCAAAACAGCTTAATTTGATTTCTGAAGTAGAATCTTTGAGAACATTCTTATTGTTTAGCGATTTCTCATCTATCAGCTACAACATTGAAGCGGAAACATGTGAGATATTATCAAAGCATAAATACTTGAGAGTTTTATCCTTTACAAAACTTAATGTGGCGCCTAATTTAACAGGAGAATTGATCCATATGCGCTACTTGGATCTCTCTTGGACTATTATTAAGACATTGCCCGAGTCTTTGTGCAACATGTATAATTTGCAAACATTGAAGTTGTATGGTTGCTGGGAGCTAACTACGTTGCCTAGTGGTTTGCATAATCTTGTGGATTTGCGACATCTTGATATTAGAAAAACTTCTTTGGAAGAAATGCCCAGAAAAATGAGCAAATTGAATCAGTTGCACGTTTTAAGTTCCTTTGTCGTCGGCAAGCACGAAGAAAATGGAATCCAGGAGTTAGGAGGGATGGTAAATCTTCATGGACCCCTTGAGATTAAGAAGTTGGAGAATATTGTTGATGTGAATGAAGCACAGAGCGCAAAGATAAAGGATAAGAAGCACATTGATGAATTATGCTTGGAATGGTCTTCAGGTGATGGTTTGGTTTCAAGCACAGAAACACAAAGAGACATGCTCGATAACTTGCAACCGCACAATGGGTTGAAAGAGTTGAAAATCAAGGGATACAAGGGTACAATATTTCCAAATTGGGTTGGGCATTGTTCCTACCAAAACATGACACGTGTATCTCTGGAGTCTTGCAAGAATTGCTGCATGCTGCCTTCACTTGGACAGCTGCCATCTCTCAAGTCCCTAAGCATTGAAGGTTTCGATCAGCTGAGGAGTATTGGCGAAGAGTTTTACAAGAATGAAGGAGATCATCATTCTTCGCATATTGCACCGTTTCCCTCACTTGAGAGGCTACAAGTAAGAAATTGTCCAATGTTGAAGGAAGTCTTGAGTATCGTTTCTTCTTTGTCGGATGTGTCCAAAGTTCGCAAACTACATATATACGACAATTTAATGGGACTGGGCATCGAGGATATGTTTCTTGATGGGGATACTTTATCAATTAGGGGATGTGAATCTGTGAAGGAGTCTGCAATGATCAGCATCAAACATCTAAGTTGCCTCCAAGAAATATGCATCTCAGGGTGTTCCTCTGATGTATCGTTTCCTGGCAACTGTTTTCCCAAATCTTTGCAAAAGCTGGAAATCGTGAGGTGTAGAAATCTGGAATTCCCGGAGCAACAGCAGCACAAGTATGATTTGATAGAGCTAAAATTACAAGACAGTTGTGATTCACTGACCTCCTTATGGTTGGATGTCTTTCCCAATCTCAAGAATCTCAAGATAGAAGGGTGTAGGAATCTGGAATCAGTCTCAATGTCGGAGGCACCACACGCTGCTCTTCAAGGTGTCACCATCATTGAGTGCCACAAATTAGTGTCATTTGCAGGAGAAGGACTGGCTGCACCCAACTTGACTCATCTTCAAGTCACATGGTGTGAGAAGTTGGAGGCATTGCCAAGTGACATGAATAGTCTACTCCCAAGTTTACAGTCCCTCGAGATATATGGTTGCCCAAACATTCGCAGGTTGCTAGAGGGTGGTTTGCCGCCTAACTTAAAATCACTTGCTTGGGGAATTTGCGAGCAACAAATGTGGGATCTATCAAGGATGGCCAACTTGCACGCCCTCACTCATCTTAGTATTATTGGTTTGGGGTGTAAGAACATAAAGTCATACCCAGAGGTGGGTTCACTGCCTCACCTTCCCTCCCTTACCGCTCTTGACATATGGTGCTTTGATAATCTGGAGACATTGGAGTGCAACGAGCTTCTCCGCTTCACCTCCCTTGAACAATTGCACATTTCATACTGCAAGAGGCTGAAGAATATGGAAGGAGAAAAGCTGCCTCCCTCTCTCTTGCTACTTCAAATTGAACAGTGTCGTTTGCTGGGAGAACACTGCAAGAACAAGCATCAACTAATCTGGCCCAAAATTTCCCACATCTCCACCATTAAAGTCATCTGAACAGAAATTTCTGAGCAGGTAATTAGATTCACACATGCATAATTGATACTTATTATCActcatatttttcaataaatttgcATTTAAAGAGGAACATAAGAATTAATTACCatgcaaaaaaaattgaaaggctGTGAATATCTTTTATCCTATATGCAGCATTTGAGAATTTCGTTGGatatataaaacaaaaggatgaatcaaatttagtatttttaccATCTTCTGCAGTTACTTCTACCGAGGTACAGGTGCCCAGATGGCTAAGATTTCAGCACATAATCTTTATCCAATACAAACCATATTTACATTACCTTCAATCAATCTAAAGAAGtgatttctgtttttgcttcAGGTTGGTATAGTTACTCTATTCCTCTATGCAAGTTACTTCAGGTTGGAGAATATGGCAGGAGAAAAGCTTCCTTTTTCTCTGTTACTATTTCAAATTCAAGATTGTCGTTTGCTCGGCAAATGCTACAAGAAGAAGAGTTGCAGCTAAAGTCTTTATGAAGGTAGCAGAAACTTGATGGATCTATAGGTATTGATATTTGAAACTGCTCTATCTCATATCATTTCTTATGGATACCAACTCAAATAGATTTTCCAGGGGCCTGAAGAACTGCTTTCTTTATGTATTCAACCATTAAAATGTCCATTAAGCAGCTTCTGTGCAACTTTGTGAACATGTAAATACTTTTGTGAAATTTTCCATTGTGGTATTGTTATTTTAATGTCAATTTTTTTCCTCAAGCTGAATTTGTTCCTTTCAGTTCTGTTTTTGAAGCTAAAAAGGAAGGCAATAACGTTGTTCTCATCATTGTGTATTTATATGCAGGTTCTGATCATTTTTCCTCTGTCTGAGCAAACATTTTTTGGAGTTTTCCTCAATATTCCCATTAGTGTATTAATCTCATCAAGTGAATGATTGGTTGGTCAAATATTTTCTTGTTTAACTGGATATTCTTCGCTCATAGTTCGTCAATTTGGAGGTGTGATTGCAATCTGAACTCTCTAGTAGAACTGCCAGAAAGTTCATAAACAATGGCTATCTACTGTACAATTGATTTCATTTAGTTTATGTTCTTGTACAAGATTTGTACTTTTATGCTAATTAATGTTTGTAAGTTGAGACATTTTGTAGCTTTGATTTGGAAAATAGTGAAAACTTTTACCTTCTCACATTGAGAGGTTTTTTTTCCGCGTTAAACTTTGGTGTTATATTATTCTGTCTTCTCTTCAATATTTTTCTGCTATTAACTATTGCCACAGTCTGCCTATATTATGTTTGGGTGCTTCCATATTATGCCTTTGACAGGTTTAATTTATTCCCACCACTCTTAAGAGTGAAAAGTAATTTTACAATGTTACTGTAAAATACAATTAAGTATATTGCCTAAGAACCACAAAGATATAGGATTCTCACAAGATTAGAAGATTATAAAAGttaggataaagtatattttttgttcttaaggtttgtgatttttttttaaaaaatattcttaattttaattgtatttaattttgtttttaatattttttatttgtatcaaaattaTTCCTGGATGTTAGTTTCATCTGAAACgtttgggacaaaattaaaaatatctagGGATAGTtttgaaacaaacaaaaaacgtTAAAAGACAAAATTGAATAAATCGAAAATGTTAGAgacaaaattgaataaaattaaattttagaagtatttttgaaaataattaaaaatttggagacaaaaaatatattttaacctaaaaattatattaaggtGGATGCTATATAACTAGTAGCACAATGTTTCCAATCGTGCACATGAGACACGAGAAGGAAAAATCTTGGTTTCTAGCTTTGGTTGAATATACCATATAACCGAAggaaaataaattcaatttggTGGTTGTACTCAACTTAAGAATACTAATTAACAACGCTGTTTGTAATTAGAACTGAATGTTTTCAGGGGTGTTTACAAGAACTAATTGTCTCTTGGCAATTGGCATATACACAATTTTCCTTGAATAATTGAACGTGAAGAATCATGCTCTTCCAAAAGAAAATTCAGTTGATTAAGTAgtcaacaaataaaacaaatttataaaaataaacttgttaTGTGTAATctacattatatatattaaataaagtcaaaaaattaaattttacaaatattttgaaaaaaattatattatataataatatttttaataaaatagtaattaattaataaattttaaatatgataatttaattatttatcaaataatataaaataaaatttagtttatTCTGTGGTGCAACAAAATTACCAGTTTCACGGACTCCCGCAGGAAGACCCAAACTTGTTTATCtcaatttttctataaatttatGACACTGTGAACACTAATGGAGTTCATCATGATGTTTATAAGTTGCGTCTCTATTATACGTAGGGGTGGAAAAAGGCCACATGGCCTGCTAGGGGCCTGCAGCTTGGCATGTATTTGGTCTGGCATGTTATAAAAGAGGCACAGGCCCAGGCTCTTTTAAAAGCCTTAGCTTAATATGTTAATAGGCCAGGCCTAAGCTCACTAATTAGCCTTATTGGCCTGTCAGGGCTGCCTGGGCatattaaaacataattaaatatataaatacttttttattattaataaaattatgagatattttaaatttattatattttattataaatatttttgtatattttaaatattttaaaagattaaaaattcttgtaaatattaaatataatatatattacatataaatatttttagtaaaaaataaattttttaaataatatttttatttttataaaaaaaaattatcaaacctTTTAACATGCTTCAGACTAAGCCAGACTGAATAACAAACTAGATCTAATACTTTATAAAGAGCTTATAGTAGATTGCAGGTCAGGCTCAGACCAAATAACTATATGACCGACCAAACTTATTAAGAACAAAGTCTGACCTGACCTAACCTGTTTCCATCCCCAAGTGCAGAGCACAGAAGTCCCTTCTTATTGTCTTGAGGTAAACTTTGCACTGCAGTGAATTGAGTTAGATTTACTACATCCGGAATCCGGATCCACATGTAACTTAAGTTATGAGATGGCATGAGATATTCAAATTATGAGACGAGGAAAATCATAACCTggataactattttttttagtcatttcattaaaaaatatgaaattctaaaacaattaaaaaaaaaggggagaagaaGGAAAATCAACAACACATTATTCAGCATTCTTCTTTTAGTTCAGTAAATCATAAACTCTTATCACAATTACATATAACATTACTAAATATTGTTTTTCAGTGACAGAATATTAGAACAGATTCAAATCTAAAACCAGAACATCATAACACCATACAAAGTACATTACTTATAAGTAAGAACTGAGTAATTTACTTCTTACACATCCCCATCCATCATTTTGGGTTTCTACACTTAGTCCCTTCCGCCCAATATCAAATTGTTCGCTCAAACCAAGTTCTGCCATGAGAAGACAAACATGAGTCAGAAATTCTCCTCCTCTTCGGAGTTGCTGACCATGTGTCGCCCAATCACACTGACTTGCAGCATAAGTAAGCATCTCTATCCACACATTACATATCACTTCCCATGAAACTCTCTGATCTTCAATCTGTGAAGCAAGGCGGCACCCTTCATGGAGCAAAGACTTGCCGGCCTTTTCCGCTCGAAGTTGTTCGAGTGGTTGGTGACTCTGCATGTGCATTTGAATAAGCAATTTTGAAGCGCTTGCAGCATCTTTCACCGGAAGCTGCTCGCGCTGCAATATCCTTATGGCTTCCTTGAAAGTGTTCCGAACGTGAGTAATCCTGTTTATCCATTTAGGCAGCATGAGTGGACGCATGAGTAAAAGATACAACATATAATTGGACATTCTTTTACTCACTTCCCTGTAGTCCTTTTCGGATTCTCCTGTTCTAGAATGATAGCATATATCGGTTGCAATATGCCAAATGAGTAAGCTATGACCGAATTCGACCTCAAAACTCCagccaatattttttattgaaatggAAGCATTGTCACCTTTATAAGAAAGCAATTTCTTGAGAAAATTGTAATCAGATACTTGTTTGTCGTACAGCATTTGTTTTTGTCTGAGATGTTTAAAGATAAACTGTTTGAGATCAGCATCTGCATCTTCCCATGTCCTTTGCCAATATAATTCCATCACAAAATAGCTtctgaaaagaaaattatttcgGATGCATCTTCTTACCCTCTTCTTCATGCAAAAATTCAATAAGTTGTGTTGAGCTAACTCCCCTGACCACCTTTTCCGACAAGAAGACAAAACCCAGCAAATGAAATTCTGCAGTGAACTATGCTTGTTGACTAGCCAATTCAAAGTCCAATCCGAGAAAACAAGGGACACAAATGCATAAAGCTCAAGTAAAATAGCCCCAATAAATAAACAATATGTTATATGAATGTCGACCCCTGAGTACTCATGCTCATGAACATTAAGGAAGACAACATATGAAGCTAAAGCAGACACTATGGATAAAACACTAACAAAACGAAAAATGAGACCTAGCACAGAGTAAATTATAGTTGACTTCGTGTAAAGCAAGTCATACAAAAAACCCAACTGGACCTCAACcaatttaaaagcataattactCTGTTTCTTGTCATCTTTGTCCTCCCCATGTTCCTTTTTCACCATCAATTGGTAGGTTCGCTGACCCTCTGCGAACCTTAGGCTCAGATTTGCATAGAGACGCTTGAGAACAGGAAACAAGTAGTATCCTCTGTGAACATACTCCACCTCGGCATTGGCATAAGAAAGCTTGAGATTTGGAGGTTCTATGGCCGGAGCGGACAGCAAAGATTCTTCAAGTTGTTCGGCGCTAGCGGATCTCAGAACCCACGTGCGCTCTGCATACTTAATGATCCCGGAAACAAACACTGGTATGGCTATAAAAGTCAAGGCAGTGGTGCTCCAAGATCTTAAGTAGATGTAAAAGGCCACGGAAACTTGGACAATTAGACCAAGCAAATGCCGTAGCCATAAAGTGTTGTCTTCTAAGGCGTAAGCAGTGATTGTGTCCGGGCCGCCGAGATGGAGGAGAAGGAAGGGAGCCCAAATCGCCTGCAGAGCGTGGTTCCTATCTTGTTTGCCCACGTCTCCTTGGTTGTTGGCAAGTGTGCCCAGCGAAACTGTGGCTAACCAATCTGCTGACAGATATGTTACCCAAACCACGATGCTGATGAAGCCACCACGGGCACGCTTCCTCCATGAGCCACATATGATGAGGATAACCTGCCATGTTAGGCTTAGCAAAACCAGCCCCCTCAGCTCCCATTCGTTCCACAGATGTTGCACGTGTTCTGGGAAGATCTCCATGTTCTTGGAAGTGAGACCATGTGCCTCGCTCCTCTCTGACACTTTCTATTTCACggctaaaatatatattaaaaattttaaaagtatttgtaagttcaattttatttctaaaattttttcacTCATATCAAGTATATCTCTTAccactaattttttaaaaaacataaattaaagcaaCATCAAATGGTAGATGGAATAATAGAAGAGTAGTATAAGattatcagaatttattatttttgaccatcagttaatcattaatatttaaaagtttttacTAGATAAACAATGAGAACTGTGAACAACGGGTCGCGTTTCAGACCTATTTTAGACTCATTAACCATCCAATTTCACTTTCACTCTGAATCCACCACCTTGACCAAATTTCACTTTAccctaattttagtgtacatgtAGTATAgttctattttttcataaaataaagtatatGGTTGGAttactaaattaaaagaaaaaattatgctaaaaaaattgagttggtGGTTGAgtgacaataaaaaataataaatttggttggattttttttaagaataatagaagaaggagaagcatGTCTTATTTGATTCAACACGTGATAGTCTATGCAGATTAAGGGTAATACTAGGGAGAAAAAAAATAGCcagaacttattttatttaatatttattaattgtcgtaacaattaataaatgctaaataaGGCAAACTATGACTATTTTTGACTGATTTTCTTTGGTTACCAAACATGTCCGGCAGATTAATATATTACTTCACCCAATTAACTGTGTATTGTGATTTGTGATACAGCAATACCGCAAGCTGCATACGACGTATTTTATGCACTACTGAGTATTACTCCATTGCATACCGTATAACTATAGGCCCCAATGATGCATGAGGATTGAGAAGCGTGCCAATTGTTGGGACCTGGCCCTCTAAAATAGACTTGTCCTAAGCTCAACTCTAAACCAAACaaaccaagagaaaacagaTACATACATTACGGGTGTTCAAACACTCAAAATAATCCGCACACAAAGTGATGTAATGGGCAATAATCGCGATACAGTGATCATCGCGGGAGCAAAGGTACTGGAGAACAGGAGAATGCGGTGGAGGGCATCAGAGGTCCTGGATTTCATCGAAGACGCAGAGAAGAAACAAGTGAAGGATCCACAAGTGAAGTCATGGCTTCAAGGCATTAAGGATCTATGCTACGAGTTAATTGATGTTTCAGAAGAATTTGAGCTAGAGCAACAGGCGAAGAAGTTACGCTTTGTAGGCCTCCAACACTTTAACGGTAACGTGAAAAGCATCATTCGTGAGTTTGAGATCTTAATTAAAAAGGTCGACGAATTGAACCTAATTGGTTCGAGTTCGGAACTACCAGTACCCGAGGCTGAGCTCGAGCCACAAAATCTGCATTCGAATATTACTGGCAAAGAGCTCATGGTTGGTCGAGATGCTGAAATTCAAGACTTAATTAGAAGGTTGACTAAGGAATATCATAGATGCATATGCCTTGTTGGAGAAGAGGTTGGAATAGGAAGGACTGCGCTGGCCCGACATGTCTACAACAGTTCTCAAGTGCAAAGTAAGTTTCATTTCATGGCATGGGTAACTGTCTCTCAACAATTCAATGTGAAGCGAATTGTTAAGACTATGCTGGAATTCGCTCCTGAAAAACCAGAGTACGTTGGtgatgaatttgaattattggAACTTGAGCTTCATAAGTTCATAGTCACGAGGGAGAATAAAGTCGCAGAAGTAGCAAAAGAAGTAGCAGAATCCACACACACCGTGTTTATGACAAGTCTCTCCCCCGAAGCTTGCTGGTCAATTATGAAACATCACGCATTTGGTGATGATCTGAAGAATGAGTCATCGGTGGAAAGGATATTCGGGCAAGTTGGAAGAAAAATCGCAGAAAAGTGCCCAGGGAAGCCAGTTGTTGCTAGATCTTTAGGTGTTATGTTGCGCGGCAGATCTCACGAAGAATGGCATGATGTATTGATGAGTGAGAAGCTATCGGGGTACGACTTGAAATCTTTACCCATGTTGAGTGAATACTTGTATTCTAGAATGCCTCCTGCTTTGAGACAATGCTTGCTGTATTGCTCCATCTTCCCTAAGAATCACTCCATTCAAGTAGACAAGCTCGTCAAACTATGGATGGCGCAGGGCTTTATTGCCTCCCATGAAGAAGACAAGATGGAAATACAAGGCTGGAAATACGTCAAGCAATTGCGAGATTGCTCTGCCTTCCAAGAATTTGAACTGGATGGTGAGGGCGCCTTCGTATGCAAATTGGAGGAAGAAATGCATGAATTTATTCAAGATCTTGCGCAAAACGAATGCCACATAGTCTTTCTTGATGAAGAGACAACCATGGAAAAGTCCGGAGACAGTGACCGTGTAACACAGCCTCCTCATTGTCGTCATTGTACCCTTTGTCTTCAATATCAAACCTCTTTCCCAGATTCAATTGACAATGGAGGTAAACTCAAGGCAGGTAAACTACACACTCTAATGGTCTTGTCCGAGTCTTCTGACATAGATCCAACAAATCTTGCCAGCCTTCTGTGTCTTGTGAAGAGGATCAGGGCGTTGGATTTGAGCTCTTGCGCAATAAAAGAGCTTCCATTGAAGGCAGCTGAGTTGCTACATCTAAGGTACCTTAACCTGTCTTTCAATCATGAGCTAAAGAAGTTGCCTTCTGCAATAAGTAACTTGCTTAATTTGCAAACTTTAAATCTCAACGGATGTGATAGTCTTCAGAAACTGCCAAAAAGTATAGGCAAATTGATCAAGTTGCGACATCTTGAGATTCTCTGGACAACAAGCCTTAGCTACCTACCAAAAGGGATTGCAAGCTTAACCTTGTTGAGAACCTTAAATCGATTCTTCGGGAGCAGTGGTGGTGCTAGCAGAAGCAAAGCATGCAGTCTTGGAGATTTGGAAAATCTAAACAATATCGAAGGGTGTCTTACTATAGATGGATTGGGTGGTGAAACTGAAATTTCTGAAGCTACAAGAGCTGGtctaaggaacaagaaaaatcTGCTTGGCTTGGAACTGTGGTTTTCTATCGTAGGATTGAAGGCCAACGATGAAGTCCTACTTGATAGCTTAGAAGCACCTCCTCAATTGCAACTCCTTGGAATATTTTACTACGGAGGAAGTTC
This sequence is a window from Arachis duranensis cultivar V14167 chromosome 2, aradu.V14167.gnm2.J7QH, whole genome shotgun sequence. Protein-coding genes within it:
- the LOC110277908 gene encoding putative disease resistance protein At3g14460 codes for the protein MAGAFVGGAFLSSFIDVVLNRLLTMDTVNQALGNKLVPDLVERLKISLLAAEAVLDDAEYKQQRDKRVRDWLDSLRDAVYDADDFLDAVLTKEATQKEVRSVLPSFLLNRHRKMMVDNMGTVVSRIESLVQKKDTRGLEKITKDNNLSSSSSSWQETTCLMEGKIYGKEDDQQALIKIINDHRESQLTVIPIVGMGGVGKTTLAKWAYSVAEGFDLKAWVCISDTFDVAEITKKTIEEITKNFCTPGSLNLLQNKLQEILSGKKFFFVLDDVWSEDAYKWKQFIIPFHCGAKGSTILLTTRMQSVASVVQTCPAFHLSLLWEESCWLLFAANACFPESNGNPALEAIGRQIVNKCNGLPLAIETLGSSLRGKDDAEEWNAVLRSAIWESSEGSGILPALLISYFQLPPYLKRCFVYCSLFPKDHYFEKNELILLWMAEDLLRLPKRGESLEEIGSECFEELASRLFFKKLHDNDKYFVMHDLVHDLAVFIAGDFYCRFGNEEMIRIQLLRHLGANLHYCGSKQLNLISEVESLRTFLLFSDFSSISYNIEAETCEILSKHKYLRVLSFTKLNVAPNLTGELIHMRYLDLSWTIIKTLPESLCNMYNLQTLKLYGCWELTTLPSGLHNLVDLRHLDIRKTSLEEMPRKMSKLNQLHVLSSFVVGKHEENGIQELGGMVNLHGPLEIKKLENIVDVNEAQSAKIKDKKHIDELCLEWSSGDGLVSSTETQRDMLDNLQPHNGLKELKIKGYKGTIFPNWVGHCSYQNMTRVSLESCKNCCMLPSLGQLPSLKSLSIEGFDQLRSIGEEFYKNEGDHHSSHIAPFPSLERLQVRNCPMLKEVLSIVSSLSDVSKVRKLHIYDNLMGLGIEDMFLDGDTLSIRGCESVKESAMISIKHLSCLQEICISGCSSDVSFPGNCFPKSLQKLEIVRCRNLEFPEQQQHKYDLIELKLQDSCDSLTSLWLDVFPNLKNLKIEGCRNLESVSMSEAPHAALQGVTIIECHKLVSFAGEGLAAPNLTHLQVTWCEKLEALPSDMNSLLPSLQSLEIYGCPNIRRLLEGGLPPNLKSLAWGICEQQMWDLSRMANLHALTHLSIIGLGCKNIKSYPEVGSLPHLPSLTALDIWCFDNLETLECNELLRFTSLEQLHISYCKRLKNMEGEKLPPSLLLLQIEQCRLLGEHCKNKHQLIWPKISHISTIKVI
- the LOC107473022 gene encoding putative disease resistance RPP13-like protein 1, which produces MGNNRDTVIIAGAKVLENRRMRWRASEVLDFIEDAEKKQVKDPQVKSWLQGIKDLCYELIDVSEEFELEQQAKKLRFVGLQHFNGNVKSIIREFEILIKKVDELNLIGSSSELPVPEAELEPQNLHSNITGKELMVGRDAEIQDLIRRLTKEYHRCICLVGEEVGIGRTALARHVYNSSQVQSKFHFMAWVTVSQQFNVKRIVKTMLEFAPEKPEYVGDEFELLELELHKFIVTRENKVAEVAKEVAESTHTVFMTSLSPEACWSIMKHHAFGDDLKNESSVERIFGQVGRKIAEKCPGKPVVARSLGVMLRGRSHEEWHDVLMSEKLSGYDLKSLPMLSEYLYSRMPPALRQCLLYCSIFPKNHSIQVDKLVKLWMAQGFIASHEEDKMEIQGWKYVKQLRDCSAFQEFELDGEGAFVCKLEEEMHEFIQDLAQNECHIVFLDEETTMEKSGDSDRVTQPPHCRHCTLCLQYQTSFPDSIDNGGKLKAGKLHTLMVLSESSDIDPTNLASLLCLVKRIRALDLSSCAIKELPLKAAELLHLRYLNLSFNHELKKLPSAISNLLNLQTLNLNGCDSLQKLPKSIGKLIKLRHLEILWTTSLSYLPKGIASLTLLRTLNRFFGSSGGASRSKACSLGDLENLNNIEGCLTIDGLGGETEISEATRAGLRNKKNLLGLELWFSIVGLKANDEVLLDSLEAPPQLQLLGIFYYGGSSFPNWMIELNELKHLMLVNCSKCNVLPPLGKLPFLESLEIKNMPNVKMVGFEFLGIGLNHEDAGNEGSSSDAIAFPRLSKLHFIKLDEWEEWTELNGNVGDEKIMPLLSSLSVVYCEKLESLPDYIDRKKNLTQVIEGCPLLPEKKKKVQEEMKKMYSRNQED
- the LOC107473024 gene encoding uncharacterized protein LOC107473024, whose amino-acid sequence is MEIFPEHVQHLWNEWELRGLVLLSLTWQVILIICGSWRKRARGGFISIVVWVTYLSADWLATVSLGTLANNQGDVGKQDRNHALQAIWAPFLLLHLGGPDTITAYALEDNTLWLRHLLGLIVQVSVAFYIYLRSWSTTALTFIAIPVFVSGIIKYAERTWVLRSASAEQLEESLLSAPAIEPPNLKLSYANAEVEYVHRGYYLFPVLKRLYANLSLRFAEGQRTYQLMVKKEHGEDKDDKKQSNYAFKLVEVQLGFLYDLLYTKSTIIYSVLGLIFRFVSVLSIVSALASYVVFLNVHEHEYSGVDIHITYCLFIGAILLELYAFVSLVFSDWTLNWLVNKHSSLQNFICWVLSSCRKRWSGELAQHNLLNFCMKKRVRRCIRNNFLFRSYFVMELYWQRTWEDADADLKQFIFKHLRQKQMLYDKQVSDYNFLKKLLSYKGDNASISIKNIGWSFEVEFGHSLLIWHIATDICYHSRTGESEKDYREVSKRMSNYMLYLLLMRPLMLPKWINRITHVRNTFKEAIRILQREQLPVKDAASASKLLIQMHMQSHQPLEQLRAEKAGKSLLHEGCRLASQIEDQRVSWEVICNVWIEMLTYAASQCDWATHGQQLRRGGEFLTHVCLLMAELGLSEQFDIGRKGLSVETQNDGWGCVRSKLLSSYL